Part of the Paenibacillus kyungheensis genome, TAAGCGAAAGTATCGATGGTGGCGAAGCCAAAACATCTACCTACACTTACGACAAGCTCAACCGTCTAGCAACGGCGCAACGAATCGACGGAAGCACCGCCAGCTACACGTACGATCTACGGGGTAACCGGAAAACGCTAAGTGACACGCAGGAAGCGACAGCAACCAAAGAATCCAGTTATAGCTATGATCTGGATAACAAACTGATTGCAGCAACGATTAACGGTACGAAGACTACGATCGACTATTTACCCGATGGACTCCGTTCTCAGAAAACGACAGGTACAGCGACCACCCAATACGGCTACAACGGTAGTGGACAAGTGGTATCTGAAAAAGGAAGCAACGGCAACACTTCGACTTATATCCGTGGCGATCGAGTACTGGTGAAGAAAGACCAGAGTGCAAGTAAAGACTATTATTACCTGTTCAACGGACATAGTGATGTGGTGCAGATGGTCGATACCAGTGGAACGGTTGTGAACAGCTATGGGTATGATGAATGGAGGAACATTGCCAAGCAACAGGAAACGGTAGCGAACAGCTTCAAATATGCAGGCGAAGCATATGATAGTGAGACGGGACTGTATTATCTGAAAGCAAGATATTATGACCCGAGTCAGGGACGGTTTTTGAATGAAGATTCAGTGGAAGGTCAGATCGACAATCCCTTAAGTTTAAATATATATACGTATGTAAATAATAATCCTTTATTATAGTATGACCCATCAGGACATAAAGCAAAATATGCTATTGGTAGTATGAAGTATGGTAGGTACACACATACAGCGCTAGGTACAATTTTTCAGCTAGTTAATTTATTAACTGTTGATGAGGTTGCGTTTACAGAAGAGAAAGTTACACTTACTAGTGGTAAAAACGGGAGGCTAGATTATGCACTTAAAACAGGTACTAGTAGTTATGAAGTTTATGAGTTAAAGCCTATGAGCTATCGTACTAATTCTAAAAAACATGCTTCTGCACTAAAACAACTTAATAATTACGTTAATGGTATAAATGCAAATGGATTTTTAAATGATCCTAAGGCAACTGCTACAAAAGGAACAAAGTTTAATCCAAATGGATTAGTAATTAATGATCCATTTGATTCAAATAAAGTTATCAAATTCTATACGTATGATGATGATCCAGGGATGATATATTATGATTCATTAGACAGAGAAAAACCAAATGAAGATTTAAAAGTAGTACCAGAGCCTAAAACAAGTGAAATATGGGATGCATTATCAGGGTTTTTCGCACCTTCATATCGACCTAATGGAATACCTTTGCCTAATGGACTGCCACCTTTAGGTGGTGACAAAGGAAATGGAGGTTTGACTCCATTTCCAATTCCTATCCCCAAATATATTATTCCATAAGATGGAGGAGAAAATGAAAATACTATCAATAATAAAAATAGTAATGAGTAAAGAATTGGAAAAATTAGGTTTCAAATATCAGAAAGAAAACGATGCTTGGTTATTTATAAGAAATAATAATGGGAATGTAGAAGGTATAAGAATTGAAAAAAGTAATTGGGAAAAAAATTCAATAAGGTTTCGTTTTTTTAATAGCGGAGGACAAATCAGTAGCTTTAGATTAACTGGAGAACGTGGAGAATCATGGTATTACTATGAAAATGAATCTGATTTACGAAATATATTGATTGAAATTTTAGAAATCACTAACAAGTATGCACTTAAATGGTGGAATGAAAATCAGCCTATTGATAGTTATCCCAATGAATTAAGAACAATGTTAAATCATAAAGAAGATTTTCAACTAAGTTCTACTGATCCACAAATGCTAGTTAATGTAGAGGAACTCTTACGCAAACATCCTAAAAAAGATGTAGTGATTGCAATGACTTACTTTTTAGGAAATATATTTATTGAGAACTTAGGTGGAGAGTGGTCATATAATGAGAAGAAAATTCCTTATATAAAACACATTGGAGGATTTGATTTTTTGAATCGAGAAATGTATGATCCAATAAAAAATTTTCTAGATTCTCCTTTTTCAGAAAGTTTATTATCCTATTATAAAAGTTTTGAAGAAACAGTCTCTAACCTCAAACAAGGCTGATTTAAAAGTATATTGTATAGCCACATTAATATGTTGATGTGGCTTTTTTCTATACATTTTGTAGTATGAATTTAAGTTTCTAGAATAAATATAATTAAGTAGGAGGAGAAAATTTGGATAAGACTATAACTTTGAAAAAGATAATGTGTAAGCCTCTTATGAAATTGGGATTTGAGTATAATAAAGAATGGAAGTTTATTCGTAAAAGCAACGGATTTGCTGAATACATTTCTTTAGATCAGAGCCAATGGCAAGACAATGTAATAAGAGTTTATTTTTCAAATGGAGAAAAAACCGTAAGTGCAAAAAGACTAATAGGTGAAAAAGCCAATGATTGGTTTGAATTTCATGATGAGAAGTCTTTAGAAAAAGTCTTATTGAGTATTTTAAATATTACAGAAAAATTAGGATTACAATGGTTTAAAGAAAATGTGCCTAAAATTACTTTTTGCCCGTTTCTAGTTGAGATTTTGGATGGAAAACATCAAGATGAACTAGAGACTTTTTTTAGTTAGACTTTGTTGAAGAGAGATGATCCTAATTCTCTTATACACGCAGAAAGTTTTTTGTTAAAGAATTCGAACGAGAAAGATATAGCGAAAATTAGTTATTTTTTTGGTGAATTAATTATTTATAATTTAAAAGGAAAATGGGATATTGATGAATTTGGAGTTCCCATTTTAAGCCATATTGGAGGAAAAGAAGGCATGAAAAAAAATCCTTATAAAATTGTGTCTCGATTTATAGTTAATCCTCAATTAAACGATCTTATAGGGCATTATAATATTTTGAAAGATTTAGTTAAAAAATAAGTTTTAGTTATATGCTAAAAAATATGATAATCACAAGTAGGTAATTTTTGCTTGTGATTATCATATAATAGTATTAGATTTGATAAATTACATATGATTGAATGTCGAGTTATAGCACTAATCGAAATTTTCACTAATTTAATATATAAAAATAAAAGATTGGTATAACAGTTTTCTTCTCAGAATTCCCTATGGTTCCTTAGATTAGAGGAGGATTTATATCATGAGTATAAGTAAAATGATTGAACAAATAATGGGAGATAGGCTCAAAAAACTAGGATTTAATTATGAAAAGTCAGAAAATCTTTGGCTTTTCATCAGGAAAAAAAGTGGAACTACAGAAGGAATTCAAATTGATAAAGGTAAATGGCAGAAAAAAGCATTTAGATTGACCTATTATAAAGATGGAAAATCTATAGATAGTTTTCAATTTTTAGGTGGAGCTATCACGCAGCAGTGGCATTATTATGAAGATCAAGAATCCGCTCAAAAAATAATAGAGAAATTTTTGGAGATTACTGAACAATATGGTTTACATTGGTTTGAGGAAAATGAAGCTAAATATATAAAATTTGATCAAAATATTTTAAGCCAAGATTTTACTAATGAACTGAAAATATTTATAGAAGAATATAAGCTTTATTATTCAGATCCTAATTGTTTAAGTAAGATAGAACAAATCTTAGAACAAAATCCTACGCTTGAAAATATTTCTTTGGCAAACCGTTTCTTCGGAGAATATATTATTCATCAATTAGGGGCTGAATGGGATTTTCGTCCCAATAATGAAATTTATTTGAATCATATTGGTGGCATAAAAAACTTTAATAAAGGAACATTTCGAATTATTGATAACTATATATCTGACCCTAACATGCATTCGATCAATAAAAGTTATCTGACTATAAAAAATACAGTAGAAAATATTAAATCATCTTAAATTATTTTATTGAAGAAGCTATATCAATCATTACTACATGTGATTAAAAATTTGGGGAAAGTTGAATCTTTTTCAAATGTATTAGTAGTATTACTTTAATGTGTTTCTAATTCTTCACAATTATTTAGGGAGGAATACAATGATAAGAAATAGTGTCTCCATCTATAAAAGTAAGAAGAATAACAATATTTTTATAGTTCCTTCAGGATTTCTGGAAAATGGCATACGAACTACGATCAATAAGCCCATTATTCTAGGTGAGCATTACAATGCAGAAATATTAGGAGAAAGTTTGAAAAAGGGTTACGATATCATTTCGAATCAGGAGTTTCAAAAAGAAGATATCGGAGTTTTAGTGGTTAATGAAGTTACGGGGATTAAAAGTTTTTCGAGTTTTTCTAAGCAATATTTTTGCGTTTCTTCTGGTTATGACTCCATGAATGGATATGATTTTTACTCATTGATAAGAGGAAAAGATGGATCATATATGTATCCAGCTAACCCTTTCATTGAACTTTCGCCAGATGCTGATTATATCAGTATTGGAGCAGCTATTATTAAAGCTTTTGAATCGTGTGAGTAACATGATGAGTCTAACTGAGGCATAACTCAGTTGGACTCATAAATAATTTAACAGACGAATTTTTACATAATGAAAATATAGTATTACCTTTATCAGAAGATAGGGAGGAAAACATGTTACAGTTGCACACTATGATACTTTGGTCTAAACCAAAAGAAAAAGATTTTGAGAGTTTAGCTAAAACGGCTTATAGAATAATGGAAGTGTTAAAAGAATTTGGTTCAGAGGTAGAGCCAAAATATCTAACAGTAAATAGAAAAAAAGATGCTGTTCCTTTTGAATGGAGTTACGAGAATTTTAGAAATACTTTAAAAAAGGGAGTAAACAAAGAAGGAGGTGTAGAGTTTCCTGAATTAGGATACTCTATTGATTTTTTTTCATCTTTGGAGTCTCAACATTCTTCAAGTATAAGAATGAAAATAGGAAATCACAATTCCGAATTTGTTGATAATTTAGTGATTCAATTTCCTAAATTTTATTCTATCGAAAAAATAAATCAAGATAAAGATAAGATCAAAGTGTTATTTAACCAATGTATTCATCTATTTCAACCTTATTGGGGATGCATATCTAATAGTGTGAACATAGATAGATTTGATAATTATGCTAAAAATGATAAACCCTCAACCTTGCATTGGCTAAATTATTGGGGAGAAGATATATTAAGAAATATACCAGCCATAAAAGCTATGTCTGTTCCTGTATATTACACTGAACCGATAGAGAAAGGTTGGTTTATTCAGTTAAAAGATGACCCACTAGACGATACATTAGAGGAAGATGTTCAACTCCAAGCTGAAGCTAACAAATATTATGGTCTTTTAAGTTGATTCACTGAATTTTATTATTTAACTTAATTAAAATGAGATAGCTGGAGAGGTTAATAGGTTTGAAATATCTAATTCAACAATATTCATTGAATTAAGAAAGAACAACAATTTAATATTTTAGTACGTTATTCATGAATAAGCTGGAGGTGCTACAGATAGAATATCAATATAAGATGATGATCCCTCCATTTGAGATGGATGAATATTCAAAATTAACTAAACAACAAGCGCAAGAGTACTTTGATTGGTTTACAACACAAATTCCAGAGAGAATTGAGATATTGTTAGGAGCCATAGAATCATCCGGTGAGAAAAATTTAGAACAATTTGATATGACACCAGAATCATTAAAGCCACTTTGGTCATGGTTAAAGAAGAATATAAAAACTACACCTAAATCTCAGGCTGAAATGAATGAACTAAAAAGAACTCTACCTAATTGGATATTTGAAGATGTAAATGACTGGAAGCTTGATTCCTCAACATTGGTATTGGCAATGGATGTATCTTTATATTTTGCTGAAGTCTTTCTTAAAAATTATTCAAATCTATATTGGAATATATTAAGCAAACCTAAATCGCATGTTGATCTTAATAAACCTGTTATTATTGGTTTTAAGAATGCACCCTTATATCCTCCTAGAATTATCCGTAATTCATGTAGTTGCTATGCAGAAGGGGATTCAAGTAAAAATTTACTGTCCTTATATGAAGTTTGGAGAAATTTTATAAAAATATAATGACGTAGTGCATAAATTGATTAAGTATGTGGAGATAAATTAATAAATATTTGTGCCAAGAAATTAATAACATAAATAGGATCTACAAATGAATAGTGCTAACGTTTAAAATAGAGGAGTTTTAACATGTTAGAAACTTTTGATTTTAGAGATGGAAAAGTTAATTTTAATTATTTTGGGAAAATAGATTATAATTCGTCTCCGCAAGAAGATGATTATTTTCTTAGTGAAGATATGTTATCTCTATCATATGCTGATAATAAGTATATTATTGATATAGGTTGGTATGATAGCAACCAAAGTTTTGTGATTAGTTTAATAAAAGATGATGATTGGGAATTTCCTCAAAAAAAAGAAAAGGTTAGAAATAAAGAAAAAATAGAAGAAGTGTTAACAAAATTTATAGAGTTAGTTTATGAAAATATATAAATTTATTTTTTATGAAATAATATATTTTTTAAGAAAAATGATATAAGGAATGAAAACCAATGTTTACAATAATTTTAGCTGTAGAAGATAATAAAATATTAGAATCTATCTCAAGACCCCATAATCAAGAGTATCTAATTCAGCATTCAGAGGATTATCCAATACTTAAAGAATTATGTATTGATGATTATGATGTATTTAATGAACAGGATACAGACCAGCTAATATTTGAACTTAATAAAATCAAAGAAAACGTAGGAGACATAGAAGATTTAAAGCATATTGATGAAATTATTGGATTAGCTGAAAAGTGCAGGTTTATAAAGGGAAGTGTAATTGCCTTTAATCCATTCAACGCATCTTTATTAGGAGAATAATTTTTTAGGAAAAGCTTGTTCTTTTTATTAAGAAATAAACTAGTTATAATAGGCTAAAGAAAGATCTTGAACTCCAGCTTAAAGCAAATAGATATTATAATCCTATAACCTAATTATCTTAAGCGTAGCTATCTTCTATAAAAAATGATGAAGATCGCTATTTTTATAATAAATACCTACATAATTGACTATTAAAATTAAAGAGGGACAACCGACAAAATGATTAATAAACAAAAGTTTATTGAGAAAAATAGTAAAAGTGCTTATAGTTCATTGATTGATTTTTTGCATTTAGAAGTTACTGAAGATTCGTTTAACTGGATCTACGAATTTCTAAGTGTTAAAAACTTTCGTAATGGAGAATACGAGGGTACACAGTATATCCTCAAAAAATTGAATCCAGATGAAATTGTTATTGTTGATACAGTGGCAGAAGAATTCAGTAAAGATTTATCTACAACTTATTTTCAATTAAATGTAGCAGAGATGTTATATATTATGGATGAAATAGATAAGTGGAAAACAGGGTTTTAACATAAAGTAGTTTTATTGTACGACAAAATAAGAAAAGGAGAACAAGAATAACATGAATTTCCAAAAAAAATATTTTATGCTAAAGAATACTCAACGTTCATGGGAAGTATTGATTGATTTTTTACATATAGAAATCAAAGAAGAGAATTTTAAAACAATATATACTTTTTTAAAAGTAGGAAACTTTAGACAAGGGGAATATGAAGGCAATAAGTATGTTTTAAAAAAATTATATTCTGATGAAGTAATGATTATTGACCTTGCAATAGAAGAAAAGGATAATAATTCTTCCCCACCACCATTTTGTCTAACCGTAAATGAAATGGTGACTATTATGGATAATATTGATGAGTGGAAAAAGTACAAAATAGAGTAGAGAACTTGAAGATATCCGAGAAATTAATTAAAGCGATAGATCTTAATAATTCTAAAATATGGAGATAATACATGATTACAATTATATTAGAATCTAAAACAGTAGACAGAATTGCAAAAGTCTCACAACTGAATAATGAAGTTTATTTATTACAAAATAAATCTGATTATAAAATTCTAAGTGAATTGTCGACTGTTGATTATGATGCTTTTGCTAGAGAAGACATGAAGCAATTGATTATAGAACTAGAGATGTTAAAAGAAGATCTTTATGATGAAAAAGATCTACATCATATTAATGAAATTATTGAATTGACTGATAAATGCATTAGTATTCCCGATAGCTATCTTATATTTACCCCTTTCTGAAATGCAGTTCTTATAAAAAGAAAATATTAAAAAATCAGATTGAACTTAGCTATGTTCTGTTAACTACATAAGAATACAGTTACGTTTTTATTGAACATCTATATAGCCAATCACCACTAAAATAAGAGAGGTAATACATATGTATCAATATCATGGTTGGGCAGTACTTTCTATAAGTGTAGATGATGAGAGCAATCATATAGAAGATTCTAAAATGTTACTCCAAGTACAAAATTATATTTCTAAGATGAAAGATAATATTGATATTATTGAGGTTAAAGCTATAAATGGACAGTATCATTTTTTAATGACTGGATTTTCTAATCACAAAATCATAAGTGAATATAATCCTATAAATATTTTTAGACATATAGGTATATTAGCTTCTGGTTCATACGGGATATTATATGTTTATGATGATGAAGATTTAGAATATTTTAACGAGTTTCGAGTGTACGTTCTGACAAGAGGAGACATTTCTGAAAAATCTGATACATATTTATCACCTTTGATTCCAACAGTAGCAAATAAGTCTGAATTCGAGATTGAGTGAATATTACTAAATAAAACGATGAATAGGTATACGTTATTTATAGTGATAAGAAAATTGAGGTGATTTACTTTTGGTAAAACCTAATCTATTTTGTAAAGTTTTTATTGATACAGAAATACACCAAGATGAATTATTACATCTGATTAATAGTGAGATATCAGGAGAAGTGAATAAGTTGGAGATCACTAACTCAACTTTAATAATTGAAATAAGAAAGAACGTTGAATTTGATAGTGTAAGAAGTGAAAATCTATCGGATGGTTTTTTGTTTTATAAATATTATTTAGAAATAGAACCATTTTCTGAAGTAGTGGAAAGAGATTATATAAAAGCAGTAGCAGATTTGTTAAAGAAACTATGGGAATCAAACATAGGAGCAGTTGCAGCTTGCGACTTTGAAGATTTATTACCTAGAAATAGCAGATAATTTTTTTGGAATTTTATCTATAACCATAACTCTAGAGCAGATAGGTCTTATAATAGGATTCTAAGAAATGCAAAAACGAAATTTTGATTACTATTAACCAAGTAGCTCACTCGAAAATATATAAGAAGAATTAAGAAGGTAATTTATGAAAAATAAAAAAGAAAATCATGAAATCCCTATTTTATTAGACGCTTTAGATGATCTCCAAAATTCTCAAATGTTAGAAGAAGCTAAAGATGTAGTAGATTCTTTAATAGCAATGAGAGAACGAATGATTCCTCACCTTAAACTACAACAACGCGATTCGAGTTTTATTCATTATTTTGCGTATTATGTTATTCCCTACTGTGATACAGAATTTGTTGAATCTATGTGGAATGAATGTAGTAGTTTTTTCTATAAAGAAGATACTACTGAATATACAGATCTTATAATCCTAGATAGTTTGATTCAGAAAAATATAGATGTAGATAAAATAGTTGTTATTTTAAATGATAAATATACTAGAGCATATAATAGTGATCAAAACAAAAGTCTTGTTTTAGACTATTTAAAAGAAGTAAATATATTAATAAGAAAAATAAAAAAATAGATTAATTGCGATTTATTTTGACCTGAAGTTAGTCTCTGAAATTGTCTATTACTTGTTTCAAAGTAAGCAATTAATAGCTATAGTACAAAGATTATATAGTAAATAAAGGAGATATGAAGTTGAGTATAAAAAAAATAATCGACGAATGTGATCCGATTGGACTACTTCCCTATACTCCAGTTCAGATAACACTAGATTTTCAATTAGAATGTGGGAAGGCTATTTTGATATTATGATGTCTTATATTCAGCCTATTGCTAATGGAGAAAAAGGATTATTTTACTATTATGATACGCATATCGGTTGGTACGATCATTCTCCTTGGAAGCTCCTGGATATTTCAGGCGTTATTAATGAATTACAAAGTATAGACAAAACACGTTTAGATCAAACATGTTCAGACATTTTAAGTGATATGTATAACTTAGCTTTACAAGCAAAAAAACAAGAAACGTATATTTGGATTACATATGATTAGTAAATCTATACATTGTTATCGATCTGATTTTGAAAATATTCTAAAAAGGTGAACACAATATGTCATCAATAAAAATTTATGTTGAAGATGATTCGGAGTTAGCAAATTTTGAAGCGTTAAACAAAGGTTTTCGGTCAGATGTGTATGTAGAAATAGGACAACTTAGATATAAATTAGCTGTTCACGATATCGTTAGACTACAGCAGGATGTTCAATCAGAATACGAGAATTATGGATATTACGAGGTCTATCCAAATTTAATTATTGTAAAAGAAGTAACCATAGAAGAAATAACACAAACAGTAACTCATTTATATCAATGTCACTTTTTTGAACACTTAAAACCAATAAACTCGATCGTGCTATGTACAGATAACTAAAATAAAAGGAGAAACATATGAAAAAGAAAATTACTAAAGAAGAATTCATTAATCAAAAAGGTGAACTTGCCTATGATGCAATGACAGATTTTTTAAATCTTGAAATCGATGATGATTTTATTGAAGTAATGTATTCTTTTTTGAGTGTTGCGAATTTTCGGGTGGGAGAATATGAAGGCAATCAATATCTTTTGAGAAAATTAAATGCACAAGAAGTTGAAATCATTGATATTGGATCAGAAGGATTTGTTGAAGAAGAAAAGTTATTCAGATTTAATATAAGTGTAGCTGAGTTTTTATATATTTTAGACGAAATCGATGAATGGAGAAAAGATTTCTGGAAAAATTGATGGGAGGACCATATGGAAGATATTTATCATGTAGCGTTAACTGATATGCAAAAGATAAAGCATACATTTGAAAAGAATGAATCTCTGTATATTGCTGAGATCGATGGCAAAGAAATTCAGAGCTTAACTGATTATTTGACTCAAATGTCCGATATATTTCAATTTTCTATTATTTCAGTAAAAGGAGAATTATAAGGTGGAAATAAAGGTTACGATTCCAGATTATTCGTCTATCAATGGATTGCAATTAGATTGGGAGGAAGATTTTGAGATCTTTTCTAGCGTAGAAAATGATATCGTTAAGATCAGAGCTAATTCAGCAGGTCTAATTTCACTTGCCAAACACTTACTAATCTTAGCCCAAGCAGAAGTGCCAACAGGAAGCCATATTCACTTAGATGAATTGAATTCGTTAGAAACAGACTCAGCAGAAATAATCTTAGAGAAAATATAACTTCAACTGATTTTCACACTATAAAACAAGCTTTGTTACAGTGTAGAAATATCAAAAAAAGCGCGATTTCACTATATTGCATTTTTTTTAAATAATACGTTTCGATTAATTGAGGTGAATATTACGTTTACATATAAACGAACAAATAAAATTATTGAAGGGACACTGATCTACCGAAAAGAAGATCATTCGTTTGACTTTGAGCCAATGAGGAGTAGCGATTTTACTATACTTATTGGATATTTAAATATTACATTCGATTCTCATACTAGAGCAGCACGTCAGATATGGGGATTGAATT contains:
- a CDS encoding RHS repeat domain-containing protein, which produces MVRHNLTKTQCSSRLDVAYDTFDRITNQKNSLSGSSFFTNYGYDKLRLSQIQTNGAQTRNTAKANNVNYEYTPLGMVQSITFPTLADGSVLKESFTYDALNRLSQMSNTKGSSTLSAYSYTYDNNGNILTVSESIDGGEAKTSTYTYDKLNRLATAQRIDGSTASYTYDLRGNRKTLSDTQEATATKESSYSYDLDNKLIAATINGTKTTIDYLPDGLRSQKTTGTATTQYGYNGSGQVVSEKGSNGNTSTYIRGDRVLVKKDQSASKDYYYLFNGHSDVVQMVDTSGTVVNSYGYDEWRNIAKQQETVANSFKYAGEAYDSETGLYYLKARYYDPSQGRFLNEDSVEGQIDNPLSLNIYTYVNNNPLL
- a CDS encoding Imm7 family immunity protein, with product MYQYHGWAVLSISVDDESNHIEDSKMLLQVQNYISKMKDNIDIIEVKAINGQYHFLMTGFSNHKIISEYNPINIFRHIGILASGSYGILYVYDDEDLEYFNEFRVYVLTRGDISEKSDTYLSPLIPTVANKSEFEIE
- a CDS encoding Imm32 family immunity protein is translated as MEIKVTIPDYSSINGLQLDWEEDFEIFSSVENDIVKIRANSAGLISLAKHLLILAQAEVPTGSHIHLDELNSLETDSAEIILEKI